A genome region from Magnolia sinica isolate HGM2019 chromosome 8, MsV1, whole genome shotgun sequence includes the following:
- the LOC131252650 gene encoding protein GRAVITROPIC IN THE LIGHT 1-like isoform X1 produces the protein MFPYVCFHKEKLQPKRWQQENTDRWNIENEMKERQHHYSVPFQRKPIESHTRIEVKKGQKKREMANKASNFSHLIHRVAASCLSRPHTRVHELREENSVTREWEEKTEREEEDKEGILEKVRGMEGLMAQVFDAVSSMTRAYVSLQAAQCTWETEKVIAADVAVVGELKKLTWLMERFGEGKGLGPYGEGVVGPYEATVDFKEMLPSIATVGKKVLFHPSQWRISCSGRVSTSPTAEIFHECMREVREDTKSFTTLLLSFMRSARWDITAAVRSIVSIKTVQSPHHAVESYINRTIYRNFHNETFGMDHPVRHDRFAEFKVIKSMGPTELIGAPPTSHFGKFCMKKYLAVIHPSMEESLLGSLEHRRLILAGTHPRTEFYAEFVAVARSVWMLHQLAFALDPTPTQFEANQGAEFHPEFMESVVRFPGQWTPVGQMAVGFPISPGFELGNGDVVKARVYAVSRT, from the exons ATGTTTCCTTACGTTTGTTTTCATAAGGAGAAGTTGCAGCCCAAAAGATGGCA GCAGGAAAATACCGACCGGTGGAACATTGAAAACGAAATGAAAGAGAGGCAACACCACTACTCCGTTCCGTTCCAACGGAAACCGATAGAAAGCCACACCAG aaTTGAAGTGAAGAAAGGGCAGAAGAAGCGGGAAATGGCGAACAAGGCCTCCAATTTCTCCCATCTGATTCACCGAGTCGCTGCATCTTGCTTATCGCGTCCACACACCCGAGTCCATGAACTCCGAGAAGAGAACTCAGTGACTCGGGAATGGGaagaaaaaacagagagagaagaagaggacaAAGAAGGGATTCTGGAGAAAGTGAGGGGCATGGAGGGTCTGATGGCGCAGGTTTTCGATGCCGTGTCGTCCATGACGAGGGCGTACGTTAGCCTGCAGGCTGCGCAATGCACGTGGGAGACGGAGAAGGTGATTGCCGCTGACGTGGCAGTGGTGGGGGAGCTGAAGAAACTAACGTGGCTAATGGAGAGGTTTGGGGAAGGGAAGGGATTGGGTCCGTACGGCGAGGGAGTGGTGGGGCCCTATGAAGCGACGGTGGACTTTAAGGAGATGCTTCCAAGCATCGCGACGGTTGGGAAGAAGGTGTTGTTCCATCCGTCGCAGTGGAGGATCAGTTGCAGCGGTCGAG TATCAACATCTCCAACGGCTGAGATCTTCCATGAGTGCATGCGCGAAGTAAGAGAAGATACCAAGTCcttcaccaccctcctcctctcctTCATGCGCTCGGCCCGCTGGGACATCACCGCCGCCGTCCGATCCATCGTCTCCATCAAGACCGTCCAATCGCCCCACCACGCCGTCGAATCTTACATCAACCGCACGATCTACCGAAACTTCCACAACGAGACGTTTGGCATGGACCACCCCGTCCGCCACGACCGCTTCGCCGAGTTCAAAGTCATCAaatccatgggacccacagagctgatAGGGGCCCCACCAACATCCCATTTTGGCAAGTTTTGCATGAAAAAGTATTTAGCCGTCATCCACCCGAGCATGGAGGAATCGCTACTCGGGAGTCTCGAGCATCGGCGACTGATTTTAGCAGGAACGCACCCGAGGACAGAGTTCTATGCCGAGTTCGTAGCGGTGGCGAGATCGGTGTGGATGTTGCACCAGCTAGCGTTCGCGCTCGACCCGACGCCGACTCAGTTCGAGGCGAATCAAGGGGCGGAGTTCCATCCCGAGTTCATGGAAAGTGTCGTCAGGTTTCCCGGCCAGTGGACGCCGGTGGGTCAGATGGCCGTGGGGTTTCCGATTAGCCCTGGGTTTGAACTCGGGAATGGCGATGTGGTTAAAGCACGGGTTTATGCTGTCTCGAGAACGTGA
- the LOC131252650 gene encoding protein GRAVITROPIC IN THE LIGHT 1-like isoform X2, whose amino-acid sequence MFPYVCFHKEKLQPKRWQIEVKKGQKKREMANKASNFSHLIHRVAASCLSRPHTRVHELREENSVTREWEEKTEREEEDKEGILEKVRGMEGLMAQVFDAVSSMTRAYVSLQAAQCTWETEKVIAADVAVVGELKKLTWLMERFGEGKGLGPYGEGVVGPYEATVDFKEMLPSIATVGKKVLFHPSQWRISCSGRVSTSPTAEIFHECMREVREDTKSFTTLLLSFMRSARWDITAAVRSIVSIKTVQSPHHAVESYINRTIYRNFHNETFGMDHPVRHDRFAEFKVIKSMGPTELIGAPPTSHFGKFCMKKYLAVIHPSMEESLLGSLEHRRLILAGTHPRTEFYAEFVAVARSVWMLHQLAFALDPTPTQFEANQGAEFHPEFMESVVRFPGQWTPVGQMAVGFPISPGFELGNGDVVKARVYAVSRT is encoded by the exons ATGTTTCCTTACGTTTGTTTTCATAAGGAGAAGTTGCAGCCCAAAAGATGGCA aaTTGAAGTGAAGAAAGGGCAGAAGAAGCGGGAAATGGCGAACAAGGCCTCCAATTTCTCCCATCTGATTCACCGAGTCGCTGCATCTTGCTTATCGCGTCCACACACCCGAGTCCATGAACTCCGAGAAGAGAACTCAGTGACTCGGGAATGGGaagaaaaaacagagagagaagaagaggacaAAGAAGGGATTCTGGAGAAAGTGAGGGGCATGGAGGGTCTGATGGCGCAGGTTTTCGATGCCGTGTCGTCCATGACGAGGGCGTACGTTAGCCTGCAGGCTGCGCAATGCACGTGGGAGACGGAGAAGGTGATTGCCGCTGACGTGGCAGTGGTGGGGGAGCTGAAGAAACTAACGTGGCTAATGGAGAGGTTTGGGGAAGGGAAGGGATTGGGTCCGTACGGCGAGGGAGTGGTGGGGCCCTATGAAGCGACGGTGGACTTTAAGGAGATGCTTCCAAGCATCGCGACGGTTGGGAAGAAGGTGTTGTTCCATCCGTCGCAGTGGAGGATCAGTTGCAGCGGTCGAG TATCAACATCTCCAACGGCTGAGATCTTCCATGAGTGCATGCGCGAAGTAAGAGAAGATACCAAGTCcttcaccaccctcctcctctcctTCATGCGCTCGGCCCGCTGGGACATCACCGCCGCCGTCCGATCCATCGTCTCCATCAAGACCGTCCAATCGCCCCACCACGCCGTCGAATCTTACATCAACCGCACGATCTACCGAAACTTCCACAACGAGACGTTTGGCATGGACCACCCCGTCCGCCACGACCGCTTCGCCGAGTTCAAAGTCATCAaatccatgggacccacagagctgatAGGGGCCCCACCAACATCCCATTTTGGCAAGTTTTGCATGAAAAAGTATTTAGCCGTCATCCACCCGAGCATGGAGGAATCGCTACTCGGGAGTCTCGAGCATCGGCGACTGATTTTAGCAGGAACGCACCCGAGGACAGAGTTCTATGCCGAGTTCGTAGCGGTGGCGAGATCGGTGTGGATGTTGCACCAGCTAGCGTTCGCGCTCGACCCGACGCCGACTCAGTTCGAGGCGAATCAAGGGGCGGAGTTCCATCCCGAGTTCATGGAAAGTGTCGTCAGGTTTCCCGGCCAGTGGACGCCGGTGGGTCAGATGGCCGTGGGGTTTCCGATTAGCCCTGGGTTTGAACTCGGGAATGGCGATGTGGTTAAAGCACGGGTTTATGCTGTCTCGAGAACGTGA